From a single Mangifera indica cultivar Alphonso chromosome 19, CATAS_Mindica_2.1, whole genome shotgun sequence genomic region:
- the LOC123203072 gene encoding alkaline/neutral invertase CINV1-like, whose translation MEGLGLRNMSSHCSISEMDDYGLSRLLDKPSLNIERQRSFDERSLSEISIGLARGGLDYCESMYSTGGRSGLDTPVSSARNSFEPHPMVAEAWEALRRSLVHFRGQPVGTIAAYDHASEEVLNYDQVGF comes from the coding sequence ATGGAGGGATTGGGACTAAGAAATATGAGTTCGCATTGTTCAATATCTGAAATGGACGACTATGGTCTATCGCGCCTTCTTGATAAGCCGAGTCTGAACATTGAGAGGCAGAGATCGTTCGATGAGAGGTCGCTTAGTGAGATTTCCATTGGCTTGGCACGTGGTGGCCTTGATTATTGTGAGAGCATGTACTCAACGGGTGGCCGGTCGGGGCTGGACACGCCGGTTTCCTCTGCTAGGAACTCGTTTGAACCCCATCCCATGGTGGCCGAGGCCTGGGAGGCTCTTAGAAGGTCCCTTGTTCATTTCAGGGGTCAGCCTGTCGGTACCATTGCAGCATATGATCATGCCTCCGAAGAAGTTTTGAACTATGATCAGGttgggttttga